From Camelus dromedarius isolate mCamDro1 chromosome X, mCamDro1.pat, whole genome shotgun sequence, one genomic window encodes:
- the STARD8 gene encoding stAR-related lipid transfer protein 8 isoform X3, whose translation MAQARGWEPALRFPKLRAWTPWTPSGVKGTRWDPPSWKPETEAKKACGWLRATGFPQYAQLFEDGSFPLDIGSVKKDHSFLDKDSLGALCRRLMTLNNCASMKLEVHFQCKQNEDSEEEEQCTISNHWAFQRESKCWSRVGSSDLLAPPSPGLPVTSSCESVLTELSATSLPAITVSLLPEPVDLPSLGRAPSPSDQSFLSPSRGQEAPRGKAKKHRSRSFLKHLESLRRKEKGGSQQAELERSSATSEKATKASSFRSRRGFLSAGFYRAKNQVATSASGGGAETQRAWEAWPVATFQHPQRAHRGDCLVHVPRDHKPGTFPRSLSIESLCPEDGHRLADWQPGRRWGYEGRRGSCGSTGSHASTYDNMPELSPAEPVLAGTEAEEEEEEGGDSYTHLDDILQHVWGLQQRVELWSRAIYPDLGPGDKEEEEDEEEEEEATSSIEIVTGEEESRAEALAQGEAPAHRESLAPGQVDVQLGVPAQAQAQVPAESELRAQAEAEAPSLAQDPEQEANSGGEPTSASSLSVEEGHSISDTVASSSELDSSGNSMNEAEATGSPAGLQASAPRERRDSGVGASLTRPCRKLRWHSFQNSHRPSLNSESLEINRQFASQIHLLHKGSLLRLTAFMEKYTVPHKQGWVWSMPKFMKRNKTPDYRGQQVFGVPPLIHVQRTGQPLPQSIQQAMRYLRSQCLEQVGIFRKSGVKSRIQNLRQMNETSPDNVCYDGQSAYDVADLLKQYFRDLPEPIFTSKLTTTFLQIYQLLPKDQWLAAAQAATLLLPDENREVLQTLLYFLSDIASAEENQMTAGNLAVCLAPSIFHLNVSKKDNPSPRIKSKRSLIGRPGPRDLSENMAATQGLSHMISDCKKLFQPGVHVPSQVPQDMVLQLCSSYSAAELSPPGPALAELRQARAAGVSLSFYMEDSVQELLRDAAERFKGWMSVPGPQHTELACKKASDGHPLRVWKASTEVAAPPAVVLHRVLRERALWDEDLLRAQDVAL comes from the exons aaactgaggccaaaaaaGCATGCGGGTGGCTGCGAGCTACAGGATTCCCTCAGTATGCTCAGCTGTTTGAAG ATGGTTCGTTCCCCCTGGATATTGGCTCTGTGAAGAAGGACCACAGTTTTCTGGACAAAGACTCTTTGGGAGCCCTGTGCAG GAGGCTGATGACCTTGAACAACTGTGCCTCGATGAAACTGGAGGTTCATTTTCAATGCAAGCAG AATGAAGActcagaggaggaagagcagtGTACCATAAGCAACCACTGGGCCTTTCAGCGAGAAAGCAAATGCTGGTCTCGTGTGGGCTCCTCTGACCTGCTGGCCCCACCGAGCCCTGGCCTGCCAGTGACCTCCAGCTGTGAGAGCGTCCTCACGGAGCTTAGTGCCACCTCCCTGCCAGCCATCACTGTGAGCCTCCTGCCCGAGCCAGTGGACCTTCCCTCCCTAGGCCGTGCTCCCAGCCCAAGTGACCAGTCCTTCCTAAGCCCCTCTCGGGGCCAGGAGGCTCCTCGGGGCAAAGCCAAGAAGCACCGTTCCCGGAGCTTCCTCAAGCACCTGGAGTCTCTGAGGCGGAAGGAAAAGGGCGGCAGCCAGCAAGCAGAGCTCGAGCGTAGCTCGGCCACCTCAGAGAAGGCCACCAAAGCCTCCTCTTTTAGAAGTCGCCGTGGCTTCCTCTCAGCTGGATTCTACAGGGCCAAAAACCAGGTGGCCACCTCAGCCAGTGGTGGTGGTGCTGAGACTCAGAGGGCCTGGGAGGCCTGGCCTGTGGCCACGTTCCAGCATCCTCAGCGGGCGCACCGGGGTGACTGCCTGGTGCATGTGCCCAGGGACCACAAACCAGGCACATTCCCTCGCTCCCTGTCCATTGAAAGCCTGTGTCCTGAGGATGGACACCGCCTGGCAGATTGGCAACCAGGTAGGCGCTGGGGCTACGAAGGGCGCCGGGGCTCCTGTGGCTCCACGGGTAGCCATGCCAGCACCTATGACAACATGCCCGAACTGTCCCCAGCTGAGCCTGTCCTGGCTGGGACTGAggctgaagaggaagaggaggagggtggggacagcTACACTCACTTGGACGACATCCTCCAGCATGTGTGGGGGTTGCAGCAGCGAGTAGAGCTCTGGTCTCGGGCCATATACCCAGACCTGGGGCCTGGAgataaggaagaggaagaagatgaggaagaagaggaggaggccactTCATCAATAGAAATAGTCACGGGTGAAGAGGAAAGTCGGGCTGAGGCTCTGGCCCAGGGAGAGGCTCCAGCCCACAGGGAGTCATTAGCCCCGGGCCAGGTGGATGTCCAGCTAGGAGTCCCAGCTCAGGCTCAAGCTCAAGTCCCAGCTGAGTCGGAGCTCCGGGCACAGGCAGAGGCCGAGGCCCCGAGCTTAGCCCAGGATCCTGAGCAGGAGGCAAATTCAGGAGGGGAACCCACTTCTGCCTCCAGCCTGTCTGTGGAAGAAGGCCACTCCATTTCTGACACTGTGGCCTCATCCAGTGAACTGGACAGTAGCGGGAACTCCATGAACGAGGCGGAAGCCACAGGGTCCCCAGCTGGACTCCAGGCATCAGCACCGCGTGAACGACGAGACTCAGGTGTTGGTGCCTCACTGACCAGACCCTGCAG GAAGCTCCGTTGGCACAGCTTCCAGAACTCTCACCGGCCCAGCCTCAACTCAGAGTCACTGGAGATCAACCGGCAGTTTGCCAGCCAGATCCACCTCCTACACAAGGGCTCGCTGCTGCGGCTCACCGCCTTCATGGAGAAGTACACTGTCCCCCACAAACAGGGCTGGGTCTG GTCAATGCCCAAGTTCATGAAAAGGAACAAGACACCGGACTACCGGGGCCAGCAGGTCTTTGGGGTGCCACCCCTCATCCATGTGCAGCGTACCGGCCAACCACTGCCCCAGAGCATTCAGCAAGCCATGCGCTACCTGCGCAGCCAGTGCCTGGAACAG GTGGGCATCTTCCGCAAGTCTGGAGTGAAGTCCAGGATCCAGAACCTACGCCAAATGAATGAGACTTCCCCTGACAATGTTTGCTACGACGGCCAGTCAGCCTATGATGTGGCTGACCTGCTGAAACAGTATTTCCGGGATCTGCCTGAGCCTATCTTCACCAGCAAGCTCACTACCACTTTCCTGCAAATCTACCAGC TCCTCCCCAAAGATCAATGGTTGGCAGCCGCGCAAGCTGCCACCTTGCTGCTCCCCGATGAGAACCGAGAGGTGCTGCAGACCCTGCTCTATTTCCTAAGTGACATTGCCTCTGCTGAGGAAAACCAGATGACAGCTGGTAACCTGGCAGTGTGCCTGGCCCCCTCCATCTTCCACCTCAACGTCTCCAAGAAGGATAACCCCTCACCCAG GATCAAAAGCAAACGTAGCCTGATTGGCCGGCCAGGCCCTAGGGACCTGAGTGAGAATATGGCTGCCACCCAGGGCCTATCACACATGATCAGTGACTGCAAGAAACTTTTCCAG CCTGGTGTGCATGTGCCCTCCCAGGTGCCCCAGGACATGGTGCTGCAACTGTGTAGCTCCTACAGTGCGGCCGAGCTCAGCCCTCCGGGCCCGGCCCTGGCTGAGCTGCGGCAGGCCAGAGCCGCTGGTGTGAGCCTGAGCTTCTACATGGAAGATAGCGTCCAGGAGCTGCTACGCGATGCTGCCGAGCGCTTCAAGGGCTGGATGAGTGTGCCCGGGCCCCAGCACACGGAGCTGGCCTGCAAGAAG GCATCAGACGGACACCCTCTGCGTGTGTGGAAGGCATCCACGGAGGTGGCGGCCCCTCCGGCCGTCGTGCTACACCGTGTCCTGCGGGAGAGGGCTCTCTGGGATGAGGACCTGCTGCGGGCCCAG GATGTGGCGCTCTGA